AGAGATTTCCAAGGACTTTGTCACAACTGAGCATTATTTTTGGATGGGAGTGAGGAATGGGGCACTGGTCATCTGAATCCCTTTATTTCAAAAGGTAACATTTTATTCCCAACTTTAGTGTTACTTTTGTATCTTCACCTTGAGATTATAGCCACAtccccccaaacaaaacaaaacaaaatatagcatGTCTAACTTCCTCTGGCTCATCAAGAATTTGTCTGAAGTTCCAATAGGCCAGATTCAATCCTGAGAAAAATCTTAGGAGCATTGTGGGTGAGTAATTCCCAAACTAATTGATCATGGAACAACTTGAGGCTCTAAACCAAACTGGCCTCCCATCAATGTGAAACTTGAAGCTATAACTGGGGATCCTGGAAAATTGGGAGCAAAATAAATGTAacgaagaaaaaaaatgctatattaatatttttgataCATAGGGATGAGGGTGGACCTGTGGTTTTATTGATATAGTGAAATCCttgataaggaaactccctttccCAATGTAGGCTGGTactttctctacaatttatagacCTAGGAATTGCCTGTGGGCACTGAGAGGTTTAAGTGACAACCAGTATATTTCAGAGGCAGTgcttaaacccaggttttccaggCTCTAGGGCTGATATTGCATTCACCGTGCCATACTTTCCCTATGAGTTACAGTTTGGAAAATTTTGCTAGCATTCTATTTCTGATGGTGCTAATCTATTACCAGATAACATAGAGGACAgccctcttttttccccctagagAACATTAGGGGATTCTAAGAACTTGGGACCAGAACTTGCTGCGGTACTCATGAAGGAGTGATATGGGGATTAAAAAGTTATAAATAACCCTGAAAATAGTGACTTGTAAAATCTGTGCAGTATCAGTAATAATACATGCGTAGCGTCGTGCATTCACAACTATTTTGACCATAAAAATCATGTTGATGTACTTAGTTTACTTACAGtttataaaaataacacctacttctGAATGGCAAAGGTTAATCTCTAGCTCTAAGCATAAGCATTAGAGGAATAGATTATTATGAGAAAGTGCAATGGGTAAATACAAAATGGACAGAGCTTCCACTGTAGCCTCCTGAATTTGGTGTGCAAGAATGGCTATACAGATTTGCTTTGACAAAGTAACCTAGAGTAGCCTAGGAGCATCCCTTGTCACAAATAATTCTACTGCCTACCACACAGGTTACCACCTGGGTTTTGAGGAAATGAACAAGGTTGAGTTAGGCAAGGAAATTGACAACACTAGAGTTTGCTGATGTATGATGAAAAAGGATAGGTCTTCCTTCTTTTTAGATGGCCCACAGAGAATTTTCAAGGAACTCATGGAAGATCAAAATGCACCACTCTTAAACTAACAAGCACTAGTTTGGTGTGTCTTAGTGATTCCTAAAGGAATATAATGTTGAAAAAAATCCAGAAACTTTTATCCAAATCCACTATACAAttgcttaaaataatttttttcctagtaAAATGGAAATGTCTTTTTGGGAGTCCAGTGCATACTTTAAAAGTAGTGAAACTCATTTCGTATTTTCCCAGTGAGACAGTAGTAGCCATTGGGAACCAAATAATGTCTCATACAATAATTCCtccaaaaatgtctttttttcttctttaaatcttGTCCCATACCCtgtgaattaaaaacaaacaaacaaatggcAAACAAATGACAAACTCTTACTTCTGGATAACAAACAGAAAACTCTGAGAACCAAATCTTCTTGAACTGACGAACACATCACATTTGAAGAATGAGAATTCTcctgtttgtttcttcttctccagTGGGATGTttgaggatatatatatatattgacatTACATAAAGTTATTAGTGTGAACACAGTTTGTCAGACAAGAAGAAGCAAATGGAAATACAGTCCTGAGAAGGCAATGAGACAGATATGAAAGCTATTGAAAGTGGCAAAATGTAAGAGGAGGCCTCAAGATTATGTTCTCATGTTTTAGGAACTTTTTTAAGTATCCAGAAAGTAAGGTATTTTATAAATCTCTATTTCCTAAAGGAGATAGCAGCAAATAATAATCAATCAGATTCTCTTAGTGCTTAAGTTTCTTCCTAGGACTGAGTAAGACACATGGGGAGTTACTCTAACTCTTAGAATAAGTGATgctatttcaataaattattgCTGCAGTGTGCAAAGGGGCCCCACTTTGCTCTGGAAGAGCTAATGTACCTCCCAAAGTGTCATCCAGGTTGTGACTTAAGCAATGAGAGAGGATCAGACAGAATTCTGAGGTTGTAAAATTATGAGGGGATACTCTATAACAagactacttttttcttttattcatcctCTGAATAAAGGAATATTATGAGAACTCCTCTGTTGAATTTGGCAGGATGGGAAACTGAACCCTGAATGAGACAGTCTCATTAACACTCTTTATTCCTAAGATTTATAGTCTCTTTGCATATGGAGCTTCTGCTGAAATCTGTGTTGGAAATCGCATGAATGTTGACCCAACAAGGCAAGCTTCTCCAGAATAGACTGCCCAAAGAAAGAGGTTGGATATTTGATATCTTCTCTCAGCTAATCACCTCCCATCTTCTACGAATAAATCAGAATTGGGAGGAGATGTTAGAAATGGAAGGCAGTCCATGATGAATGATGCTCTCCATCCTCTCACCCCCCACTTAGGGATACTGATGGAAATTCTTTAGGAGTTTGCTTTTCAGATTTGCAACTACGATATAGTGGTTTTACTTGTACCAAACACAGCCTTCTCCAATCATAGCTCTTCATGAGGCCAATGGCTTAAGTACCTTTGTCATGAATACACAGATGAGGTGAAtgacataactctatccctaaatactTTTTCCCCCTAAATATTGACTATACAATCTGTGCCTCTACAGGTATGATCTGGAAGACATTGTTCATTTATTAGAAACTAGAAGGAAGGAACAAGCAAACTCCCCTCATTAAGCTTAATTTTTGCTTGGAATTTTTTCTTATCTAACCGATACATATTCATTTTAGAGAAtgttctctttcccctttaaATCCTGAGAAGcttttttcttgtcaaagattgGCATTCTTATTTACTTGTGTTTGGTTCTTCATGAGTTCGTCAACTTCCTTGAAAAGGTTTCAGCCAGGAAGTTCTACTGTAATAGTCTCCAAGGTTCTCCCATTGTTTTTAGCTGCACATTGCCAATTAAAGCACAGATACAAAACTATCAGGGTCCAACAACCTTCTCCCATGCCAGAGAAGGGAAGTGCTATGTGATATCACATGAGATGGGAGTTTGCTCAGTCCTGCCTAAAACTGAAATCATTTTTCTCCTGGGAGTATGGCAAAAGGCATCTTCTAGTAATCTCTTGTTATTGGAGGTGCAAAGCTAACCCAAGGAAGCACATTGCAGACTCAGTTCTGTCTGCTAGTGAGGCAAGCAGCTGTGTACCTTAAACCAAATGGACTTTTCCACTGCATGGAATCTCCCAGAAAGAAGTTGGCAACAGCCATGGCCATCCACCACCTGAGGAGATCTGTGATCTCCTGAGAAAGTGGCCCATCTGGACACAATTTACAGGTAACAAAGACAATGATATTGTAGGAAGCTATACGATGGTACTGAAATAGGTATAGTGACCATTATCGTAGTGACTGTGGCCTGGGTTGATTTCACATTCACGTTGATGCAAGATACATACCAAAGTTAACAGGTATTAGAATATTTTATGCTAAGATTCAGTTAGCAGGCTTATGATGAGTGGTGAAAGGTCCATTTTCCTCTATTTGCTTTACAGGTTGCcgagttttctctctctttgcctaCATTCACTATCTATATTCTATAGCAGGACAGCTTTACCACCTAGATCAATGAAGACATTATAATTGTggtatacacacattcacacacatacatacacacatatacatatgttatggTCCATATGAGGAAATCTGTCCATTTGCAGATGTCATACCTATCTATAAATGGGCAGATCACCCTGCCCAGATGAGAAAAACCATTTAAAGACCATTGAAAACCATTAAGACTATTAGCTCTGCTTTGGGACAAGAAAAATAACCAAATCTTTCACCAGATCATCAGAAGACATTTGAAGTAAGGTTTTCAAAGACTGGTTAACTCACAAATACTTTCTAATGCATTCATTgttttggcttattctgcttatCACAAATCAGAGGTAACTCAGCACATAGTAATAATTCTCCTTCAAAGTATATTAATCTTTTAGCTGATTTTGAATGGCCATGATTTTCTGTATTTGGGCAGGGCCAAAGTGGACAGTTGCAGAAAAGGCCTGCATGTCTGCAAATAGACACTTTCTTCCATGTGGatcataatatatattaaatacaaatacatgtatatgtatatatcatgtatatacatataaacatatatatatatacacatacacagaaaatGAATTGGGAAGTCCTTTGGTTTAGACTTGTTTAAGTATCTACTTCCCAAGTGCATAGGTTCCTTTGACCAATCTGTTcagaaaacaaatatgaaaagtgCCATGACAAGTTTgataattccttcattttttcccctttccatttggATGCTCTTTTCCCACCACCAACATTTCTAAGTCTTTTATCttcaaaaataacattttttgacCTTTTATCTTAATATATCACTAATTCACAGATTCTCTTGCAAAACTTCACAATTACTTCTAGAAACTAGTCTATAGTGAAGACTAAGGTTCCAAAGAGAActacttgtttaaaaaaacaccAGAAAAACCAActcttatttcctccctccccagaaaATGCTGGCACTTTGATGTGTTGCGAATAATCCACTCTGAATCTGGCTTGCCTTGTTACATTTGGCCAGCCCAAGCAGCTGAGGTCTGAGCTTCCCTGAATCTCTGTGCGACGTTTGGGAAAAAAAGGTAATTCAGTTTGTCTAAACCTCTCAGACAGTTGTGACATGATCAGGATTCTCTTGGATTTCTATGCACTcaatttcctccctctcctttcgtTTAGCACGTTTCTTTTTCTTGTGGTGctttttggagggggggaagAAAGTTAGGAAAACAGGTAAGATAACAAAACAGTGCAGAAGCGTGCAACTCCCGGTGAGCAGCAAGCATTTGAACAGTGTAAAGGTCAAGTTTGAAGGCACAAACAGGAGGGGGACCAACCCAATAAGAAAAGAAGTAACATTTTGCAAAATGGCTGTCCCATGCTCTTGTAGGGAGCTTTTGATACACTGAGTTCGGGTGTGCTCAGTTGCTAATACAAATGTGTAAAGCAGGGGTGCACAGTGATCAATGGAAAAATTTAAAGTGTAGATAAGGCACAAGATAGAAATGCAATCCATGTCTACGTTCCACAGTGTCATCAAGCCCAGAACGCCCAGCTCGATTGAGGTGACACTGAGAATTAGCCAGAAGTTTCCCAGAGGGTGGATCACTAAGAAGAAAGTTAAAATTAACATCAGCAGGACTCCAAAGCCAGCAATCAGGACAGGCATGGTGACAGACAAGCCATAGTGATCcatgaaaacaaaagaaggatTGAACACAATGAAGCGAATGCTCTTGGCCAGAGACAAAGGCCGAAGTTTATCTAGTACTTGTATTACTTCCTTCTGCTTGTCTCTGCTGGTCCTGGCCACCAGATACAAGCGAGAAGCGATGATATTGCTTTCATCCCCTGCCTTGGAGAAAATGATATCGTTTCGGAAGTGCTGGAACTCCggcttttttaaaaaggaattttgcAGAACACTGATGAAGTCACTCTTGTTACTCGCACTGATGTTGCCGACTTTGAGGAACTGGTAATACTGGTCAACCCAAGACACTGCAGTGAAGCCACTACAAAGTCTTCTTAAGTCTTCCTGGACGGTGCCGTTCCAGTACTCCAGGGGCTCATATACGTAGAAGCCAATCACTGGACTGTAATTGCTGAAGTATTCTTGCTGTAGGATGGCATAAGAGACGCTTGGGGAATCACTGGCAAGCAGGCTGATGATATTGGCCCCATCACTGATCTGCAAACAGCccataaaggaaaaggaagcatagATGAGATAGAGTATAACAACAAATGGTTTCACATAGATATTTGTGATCCACTCATTGTAATGTTCCCGGAGAAAATGCTGAATGAAGTGGTTCTGGTAGGGATTGGTCTCATGATGAGAAGTTTGCTGATGCCCATCACTCATCACGGTCTGGAACCAGACAGGCTTACGATCTAGGTATTCTGCAGAGGGAATTTTGCAGCAGAAGATGCTGTGATAACGGTTCTGCTCTAGTTGACCAGCAAAGACCAGGCAGGagccaaagaaagagaaaatgtagaaGTAGTTCAACAGGATGGAGACACACATGTTCTGACAGAATACCTTCACGGCCTCAATGTTGGTGAAAGGGCTGGCACCCATACCAAACGTAATGAAGTACAAGGAGCTGGTCATGGTGTAGGTGACCATCACATCAGAATAGGCATCAGCAACCCTGTCTTTGAAGGGCAGGTTCTCTCTGGTTCTCCGCCATCCTGATAGAAGCTCAAATACTCCCTTTGTTCCATGACCTACAAATAATAATACAGAATAAATGAATACAATGTTTATTCTGCAGTTCAAaggttctcaaacttttcttgCTCTTGGCAGAGTATTATTCTTTGTCATGGAGACTCACAGCACACTGTTAAGATGGCAATACTCTACAGGAGAAATGGAAAGCTTGAACATGCAGATTGCAAATATATATTCTATACAATCAGAGAAAGACTTACACATACCCGAGTGATTGAATGTATAAATTTCATACAAATTCATGGGAGGTTCCTGCTCTGCACGTATGAGAATAAaaaataggtagcatttatatagtgtttaagacttgtgaaatgctttataaatatctcattttttcctcacaacagtcttggaAAGTAGATTATAAATTGACTATAAATCCCAAACACTTTGGAGTACACCTGGTGTATTCTTGTGGGGTATGCCTTTGAGAACCTCGATATAGTTTAAGCAAATTCTTGGTAGACTGGTTATACTCAACATTGAGCTTAGGTTTGATTCTAGGGTCAGCCTTGAACTTCAGGGTTCATTACTCTTAGAAATTCTGTATAATTGGTTACAGATTTTTGGCTCTCCCGACGAAAGTCTCTCAAAGTTGTTCTACGAAAGCAGGAAATAATCCCAAATTTGTGGAACTACAGGATACAAAGAAGTACTTATCTGGTCCATGTTTTTGGTACTTCCAGTATACAGTCtcacaataaaattatttttttcctgtccatACATCTTATCTAACTAAATAGGTTTTACGTTCCTTAAAAGAGGAAATGGCTATCTCAGACTTCTTTGCATCCTTTACAGCACCTAAGCcagtgttatatgtgtgtgtatgaatatgtgggtgtgtgtatgtgggtgtgtgtatgtgtatatgtgtgtgtgtagtacatagtaataataacaacaactattttctatagcactttaatgtttgtaaagaatTTTCCTGAAATTAACTCAGCGAGGTGAATAATTCCTAACATTATAGATTCCCATTTTCTcttataaagaaactgaagctaagagaaaTACCTATCAGTTATAGATTGATGGAAACTCAGAAATTTTCTTGTCCAATTCCATAATTTGACCCAGAAAGAAGCTGAgatccaaagaagaaaaaaatgttcagtcATATGAATGATAAGTAGGGGAACTGAGGTTTAAATCAAGGCCTTCCATCTCCATATCTAGTGCTATTTCTACTCTTATGCCCAGGGGAACATAGCTTTCATCTTAgaactaggatttaaacccaatCTCTTGACTTCTGGTTCTTTCCTCTTTCAAGCATATGTTTCCACCCTCAACCTATCTTTTCAGAGTTGTAGTATGTGAAGGATACTACTACCTGAGTTGCTTCATTTAGGAAACCACATAGCAATATTAACCATTTCTAAAAAGATTGAAAATGtctaacttttcattttttccgtCTTCATGGAGGTAGAATGATAGGTAGTAAGCAATTCAGACAGGAATCATATCTACTACTTGCTTAATAACCATCAAATAGTCTGGGTCTGGGAGCACATACAAGGTGAGTGCTTCCAAATGATTGACAGATGAACATGACTCATTATTCATATAAATTCATGTGTTCTTGTTGATCTGGCTTCTAAGAACTTTTAGCTTAGATGAGTAGGTATTTGTTTTCAGGGCTTtgatgaaagaaaatgtagatcgtatatacatacatatttatatacacatgaaGTAGGTGCAAGAAACCAAAGAAgtaccattctggagaaaattaCTTGTCTCCCACTGAGAACATGATGTTTAATTTATTACTATGTACCTTTCTCATAGAGTTTGGAATATTAAAGATGAAAAAGGCCCCAGAAAGCTTATAAATAAGTCCAAACCcttaattttacaaagaaaaaaactgaggttcagtgaaaATAGTTCAAGACGAAATGAGTAATAGAAGATCAAGGTACCTTGATTTCtagtcaatgctctttccactggtgTTGATAATTATTCTAGTGTTGAAAAGCTTTGGACATTTCCCCCTCCAATCTGACTAGCATAACACGTACACATCATGTTTACAATTGCACCCCACTTTTGTTGCAGTTTCATGCTGCGTTGTGGTGGCACAGTCTCAGAATTTGGTCGGAtgacctctaatccaagtatagcaTTTTCTGAGGAGTGAAGCCCCTCATAAGTGGACTaaggttccaagaggaaccagcaagtTAGTAAGAGAAGCAATTTTACAGTGTGATGATGCTGATTATACAACAAAAATTATGACTATTAAAAATGCAGGAGGTGTTTGTTACGGGATTAGGCAGGAGGGATCTCTTCTATGGTTTGGTAGTCAAACATACTGGTTGTGCTGCTTTCTGACTGGCTACCTATTGTGGTCCTGTTTGGTCAAGATGGATAGTTAGGTATtatggtcctgtcttgggctaaatggatgatgtgattgcGGTTGAGTTGAAGAGCACACCCatttaaatatgtttaaaatatgcCTCTGGGGGCAGTGATTATATTGAGTCTGGGGTCCTGTGTTATGGTTAAAGCCAGATTGTGTCATTAAATGAGGACTCTTGTTCAGTGGGGCCgagaaggaaggtagaaaattGAGTCtaggggcagctttattaggattccatcacttTTATTAACTAATGGGATAAGTGACACAATGCATTATCATAGTTTGACCTTAGGTTCATTCAGAGATCTCACAGATTAGAAGATGCCCTACCGGAGAAGTTTATGTGTGAAGGAGGATCAATGACTGGTTTAAAGCATGATCTAATACTCTTAGAATAGGAAAGAATATTTAGGAAATGTACACTTCCCTTGAAAATGGTGACTGAAAATATGATTTAAATTGATGGATGACAGTAGGAGGCCCTTGGCCCCAAACTGAGCATACAAAACAAATCATgttaataaaaatacattttcctggaattttgaaaatttaataaagattttaagcagaaaaggaaaatggagaagtaAACAATGTATAAATCTAAGTAAACTATGTACAATGGAAATAATTCTAGAATCtcgtgacctgggttcaaattgagCTTAATAtttgtgtgaacttgggtaaaTATTTAGCTCTTATATACCCCACCCAGCTTCCTCTCCTGTAGGGTGGTGGAGGACATGTGACTACAGATAAGGAGATTGATAGGTAGGactgacaagatttggcaagtaAAAAGATAAGTGGGGTGAGGAAAAGCAATGAGCTGAAGATGAACATGGGTGATTAGAAGGATAGTGATGCTCTTAACAGAAATAGGATTTTGAAATAACGATAGGTTTTgggggaaatataatgagttcagatttggacatgttgaatttgagacaCTATAGCAAAGCCAATACATTATTAATACCTGTACCAATTCCTATATTTGCTGTTCTCTTTAGTTTCTATGATTTCCTTTTAGTCTATGTAAATATGTTGTTACTCTTAGAaattttttatatttgaggaTGTAAATGACACAATATTATTTGCTATAGAATGTGTACATGCTTAATACACACATTTCTACATATCTGTATTAATATAGCAAGGTATTTTAGATAGACTGAAAATATGTCTCTTAGTCCCTATTTAATCTGGGCTAGCATTTCATACATTTAGAATTTCAAGGTAGGGAAGTGGTGGTGGTAGGGTGCCATAATAACCTCTACAAGGCTTTAGTTCTACataggagagaaaaatttaagatcATTTTTGTGGCATTTGCCATAGAGTTGATGTTTCCTGTAAATGCTAATTGTCCactgttttttattttcagaaaaaaaaggtcTCCTCTTTTCATAACCACTTCATGACTAATGTTTATTTAGGCCCAGTTGGCCCTATTTCATTTggcaaaaaaaataagactttttacATCTCTTATATTAACTAATTTTGAACAAATCAGGGAACAAGTTGCTCCCATTCATGATCCTCAAATACTGCCCTCAAATATCCTAAAGCAATGGGAATTGATGATATAATTGAACAGTGTAGAGAGAGAATATGACCCAGGACAGAAAACAGTGCAAGTGGAGGTAGCAGATAGCTTCTCACTAGTCACCATCTTGGAACTACCTCAATCTCTACCCTTCCCCCCAAAGGAAGGAGTATCTCTAATCAATCTCAGAAATAGACTTTTCATGTATAATAGAGGAAAGCTAGGTGCCATCTTTGGAGGTTCAGTCTGGAGAAGTGCCTCACTATTATCTGAATCTGGAAAAAGACTTTGAGGTCTTGTGTTCCAGACATCTATTAAGTATAGGCTTCAATAAATCATCTTTGGACAAACACATGTTTCGtaagtctttcttttctccatcactcCTCTGGGCTCAGGGTTACCACATAATAACTTCTTTGGAGAGGAATTTGCTACCAAATTAAGAGACTGAAATAGATAACAGAAATACATTTTGCTTGCTCCTCAATTTTAAATGCCTTGAACTGAAGGAGTCCTTATTCTAAAGTGAGAGGACCTAAATTTAAATGCTAACTGCATATTTAGTTTTAAATATCCAATAGGTAGTTTGTGACATAGGAGTGGGGCGTTAGGAGAGTCAGACAAAGGTTGAATATGTTGGTTCAGGAGACACATACCTAGAAATGATATTTGAGGCCATGGCACTCAATGACATCAAGAGAGTGCAGAGAGTCAAATGTTTTTTAGAACAGAGCCTTGAGGGAGACACTCATATGACAATgcaaatatttagaaatatagaAGGAAAACTAAGATTCAAATGACATGAAAATCCAGAGAGATTAGTTTCCAGTAGGAGGgaatcaaaaatataaattgtagagaaagtCAAGGAATATTCACATAGAGAAAAGGATTTGGAACTTTAGAGAGAGAagcttcagttgaatgatgagaatAGGAACCAAAACTGTAAGAGATGGAGAAGTGAGTGAAAGTGGAGGTAATGAGCTTTTTTTTTAGGATCACAGAGtgataaatttagagctagaaggaacccaAGGTATCATGTAGTATAATCTTCTCACtttacaactaaggaaactgaagattagagaggttaagtgacttttttaaaGTTACACAGGCAGTACGTAGCAGAAtcgggatttgaatccagaaacTTTGgtcacagacttagagctggaagtgactgcagaggctatctagtccaacatcGTCATCATTTCACTGATACGGAACCCAGAGGGATAAGGGATTAGTGACTTGGCTGAGATCATGCAGGTTGTAAATGGCaaaaccagaatttgaatccatatcTTTGAACCCCAAATAATGTACATTCTTCACTgcagtttggctgagaaaggaagAGTTACAGGATGATAACTTAAGGGGATAATGGGgtcaaatgtaatttttttacGATGAAGGAGGTCAGGACATGCTTCTAGGCAACAGAGAAAGTCAGCATATTAGAAAAGACTTAAATTTGAGAGAGTAGAGGGATGATTGTAGGAATAATTTTCCAGAAGAGGTGGGAAGGAATTGAGATCAAGACTATAAGTTCACCTTGATAGGAAGAAGCACTCTCTTTTTtattagagaggggagaaaagaaaagaatgggagaTTATGTTAAGGagtactgaaaaaacaaaaagaaagaactagTTGTTGAAATAGAGATGTTAAGCATCTTGAAGGATAATGACCATTCCAACTTAGTTTttgtgagggagaaggaaaggactgcCAGAACTAGTGACACTTACATGCTAGATTTCCAGAAACAAGATTTCAATGGATACAGGGAAAGGACAGACAAAATCCAACAAACCAAAAATTTATAGGAGAAGAAAGTCCAGTAGGAATGGGAAATtctcaaggataaaataaaaagaggCCATGATAAACAATTTTAgttgggaggaaagaagggagtcgCCTCAAGAGACAGATGTGGATGTACAAAGCACCTAACTAGCAAAGCTCGATGTTAAAAAGACAGATGAAAGCAAGGGTAGATAATggaaaatcaatacaaaatatgACAAGTTGTTATAAAAAGTGTTTAACAGTATTAAAGTGTGGAATTGAGTATCAAGGAAATTTAAGGACAACAAGGAAAGTAGTattggaaaaaagaggaagataaaagaagagaTGACTCATATTTGGGGTATATGGAATGATGAAAACTCTGATGGGGAGAAATGAGAGCtaatcaattattattttttggctTCTGTTCTTACCTGCCAAGAAGAATATTCTTATAATATTTGAACTGGAAAGGGCAGAACAAAAATGCTTAATGGGAAATGATGCCAAAGATAATAAGGAGATGTGAGAGAACACTTTGCTGCCTGAAATAAGTTCAAGATACCTGTCCCAGATAAAGGATATCTTAGGATATTGACCTAACTGAAaagttttatttctgaatttttgtCAATAACCTTTGAAAGATTGTGAAGAGTAAAAAAATGTACTCTTCCAGGAAATTGaagaaggtcaaattttctgATTTTCGAAGAAGGGTTGAGAGTGGAGATTGCAAACTTCTCAGTGAACTTTGAATCCTAGTAGCATTCTACaatatattattaaagggatggctaGTGAGCACCTAGAAAAGGAGACAGCAGTCAGAAGGAGTCAGCATGGCtttacttaaaaacaaacaaaatacgtagtatggttttacacatctatgtatgtgttaaattaaaaaaattaaaaataacaaaaaaccgAATTGTTCATGCCAAATTAaaggcatttctttttttctgacacATTCTAGTTTGGTAAATAAGATACAATTTACTTAGACATTAAACACAATTTCTGACAAAAGCTCCTGTGCTATTATTGTGGAAAAAAAGGATGGCAGTACAATTAAATAAATTTGGATTTCAATAAACTCACAGAGTAGGCATTAGTGACTTGATATTAAATTAGAGGGGGATTTTTAACATAGTGGTCCGGGAATCAGTGcttaatatttctttattatctATGTCTTGGCAGGCATTGAAGAAATGTTTATCACATTTGTAAATGACCAGAAGCTTGGAGGGATAGCTAAAACACTCTCTGACTTTAGCATAGTAAAAGATCTCAATAGGCTAAAATGATGAGTTAtatcaaagaagatgaa
The DNA window shown above is from Notamacropus eugenii isolate mMacEug1 chromosome 2, mMacEug1.pri_v2, whole genome shotgun sequence and carries:
- the PTCHD4 gene encoding patched domain-containing protein 4, with amino-acid sequence MCFLRRPGASASWIGWRMLRQVIRRGLQSFCHRLGLCVSRHPVFFLTVPAVLTIIFGFSVLNRFQPESDLERLVAPSHSLAKIERSLAGSLFPLDQSKSQLYSDLHTPGRYGRVILLSPPGHNILLQAEGILQTHRAVLEMKDGRSTFIGHQLGGVDVPNSKDQRVKSARAIQITYYLQTYGSATQDLIGEKWESEFCKLMRKLQEEHQDFQLFSLASFSLWKDFHKTSILARSKILVSLMLILTTATLSSSMKDCLRSKPFLGLLGVLTVCISSVTAAGIFFITDGKYNSTLLGIPFFAMGHGTKGVFELLSGWRRTRENLPFKDRVADAYSDVMVTYTMTSSLYFITFGMGASPFTNIEAVKVFCQNMCVSILLNYFYIFSFFGSCLVFAGQLEQNRYHSIFCCKIPSAEYLDRKPVWFQTVMSDGHQQTSHHETNPYQNHFIQHFLREHYNEWITNIYVKPFVVILYLIYASFSFMGCLQISDGANIISLLASDSPSVSYAILQQEYFSNYSPVIGFYVYEPLEYWNGTVQEDLRRLCSGFTAVSWVDQYYQFLKVGNISASNKSDFISVLQNSFLKKPEFQHFRNDIIFSKAGDESNIIASRLYLVARTSRDKQKEVIQVLDKLRPLSLAKSIRFIVFNPSFVFMDHYGLSVTMPVLIAGFGVLLMLILTFFLVIHPLGNFWLILSVTSIELGVLGLMTLWNVDMDCISILCLIYTLNFSIDHCAPLLYTFVLATEHTRTQCIKSSLQEHGTAILQNVTSFLIGLVPLLFVPSNLTFTLFKCLLLTGSCTLLHCFVILPVFLTFFPPSKKHHKKKKRAKRKEREEIECIEIQENPDHVTTV